One window of the Benincasa hispida cultivar B227 chromosome 3, ASM972705v1, whole genome shotgun sequence genome contains the following:
- the LOC120072701 gene encoding uncharacterized protein LOC120072701 isoform X2, with amino-acid sequence MSPVRVLVMYNGDWIFSENGFEFNGDKLKGIVVDEKITYNDLLDKVYDIVKVDPAEFVATMKCLYKAHVPTPPTEILDNEDVEFFIGENLVDDHGRRTPLCITIKRRESLNQEKEVHYPVPFDSGSVSNQTSGFAPTAQNSQFPPFLALSEIEEQNTTAISCGPQADLNCDDEMPNVDQHQHDDCNDDRGPDNEVENQHMQNDNYGCSDEIHPHTSNNMSFDDNLTIQNGRKDIQEFATTDPLNPSIQPCLYSEQLNMSVPKNLTIEQLMSNDTIAVGQTYPSKKDVQSKLSLMAIRENFEFKVRRSTRDLLFVICIDKSCKWRLRASKLNDSDCFLIRKFHNVHTCLTEKFHRNHHQASSWVVGQLIKSKFEEGASDYRPNDIIKDVEKQLGVTISYDKAWRAREIALRCLKRSRDREKRSRGRPRKEKPESTDKEPSLRLCGTCGGRGHNRKTCRSLTVPQ; translated from the coding sequence ATGTCTCCGGTACGGGTTCTGGTTATGTATAATGGCGATTGGATTTTTAGTGAGAATGGTTTTGAATTCAATGGTGACAAATTAAAAGGAATTGTTGTTGATGAGAAGATTACATATAATGATCTTCTGGACAAAGTTTATGACATTGTCAAAGTTGACCCAGCTGAATTTGTGGCCACAATGAAATGTTTATACAAAGCTCATGTCCCAACTCCACCAACAGAGATATTAGACAACGAAGATGTCGAGTTTTTCATTGGCGAGAATCTTGTAGACGACCATGGCAGGAGAACACCATTGTGCATCACCATCAAACGTAGAGAATCACTAAATCAAGAGAAGGAGGTGCATTATCCAGTTCCGTTCGACTCGGGAAGTGTAAGTAATCAAACTTCTGGTTTTGCACCTACTGCACAAAATTCTCAATTTCCTCCCTTTCTTGCTCTTTCTGAAATTGAAGAACAAAACACGACTGCCATAAGTTGTGGTCCTCAGGCAGATTTGAATTGTGATGATGAGATGCCAAACGTTGATCAACATCAACATGATGACTGTAATGATGATAGAGGACCTGATAATGAGGTAGAAAATCAGCATATGCAAAATGATAATTACGGTTGTAGCGATGAAATTCATCCCCACACCTCAAATAACATGTCTTTTGATGATAATCTTACCATCCAAAATGGCAGAAAAGACATCCAAGAATTTGCAACAACTGATCCATTGAACCCGAGCATTCAACCATGCTTATATTCTGAGCAGTTGAACATGAGTGTACCCAAAAATTTAACTATTGAGCAGTTGATGTCTAATGATACTATAGCAGTGGGCCAGACTTATCCAAGCAAGAAGGATGTACAGAGCAAATTAAGTCTTATGGCTATAAGAGAAAACTTTGAATTCAAAGTAAGGCGTTCAACAAGAGATTTATTGTTCGTTATATGTATAGACAAAAGCTGCAAGTGGCGACTTCGTGCGTCAAAGTTGAATGATTCTGACTGCTTCTTGATAAGAAAATTCCACAATGTCCATACTTGCTTGACAGAAAAGTTTCATCGCAACCATCATCAAGCCAGTAGTTGGGTGGTTGGTCAGCTGATCAAGTCCAAGTTTGAGGAAGGTGCTTCTGATTATAGACCAAATGACATAATCAAGGATGTGGAGAAACAACTTGGAGTTACTATATCTTATGATAAAGCTTGGAGGGCACGGGAAATTGCTCTTCGTTGCCTAAAGAGGTCCCGGGACCGTGAGAAACGGTCCCGTGGGAGACCGAGGAAGGAAAAACCTGAATCAACTGATAAAGAACCGTCTCTGCGATTGTGTGGGACTTGCGGTGGCCGTGGTCACAATAGAAAAACTTGTAGGAGTCTTACTGTTCCACAGTGA
- the LOC120072701 gene encoding uncharacterized protein LOC120072701 isoform X1 has product MGMSPVRVLVMYNGDWIFSENGFEFNGDKLKGIVVDEKITYNDLLDKVYDIVKVDPAEFVATMKCLYKAHVPTPPTEILDNEDVEFFIGENLVDDHGRRTPLCITIKRRESLNQEKEVHYPVPFDSGSVSNQTSGFAPTAQNSQFPPFLALSEIEEQNTTAISCGPQADLNCDDEMPNVDQHQHDDCNDDRGPDNEVENQHMQNDNYGCSDEIHPHTSNNMSFDDNLTIQNGRKDIQEFATTDPLNPSIQPCLYSEQLNMSVPKNLTIEQLMSNDTIAVGQTYPSKKDVQSKLSLMAIRENFEFKVRRSTRDLLFVICIDKSCKWRLRASKLNDSDCFLIRKFHNVHTCLTEKFHRNHHQASSWVVGQLIKSKFEEGASDYRPNDIIKDVEKQLGVTISYDKAWRAREIALRCLKRSRDREKRSRGRPRKEKPESTDKEPSLRLCGTCGGRGHNRKTCRSLTVPQ; this is encoded by the coding sequence GATGTCTCCGGTACGGGTTCTGGTTATGTATAATGGCGATTGGATTTTTAGTGAGAATGGTTTTGAATTCAATGGTGACAAATTAAAAGGAATTGTTGTTGATGAGAAGATTACATATAATGATCTTCTGGACAAAGTTTATGACATTGTCAAAGTTGACCCAGCTGAATTTGTGGCCACAATGAAATGTTTATACAAAGCTCATGTCCCAACTCCACCAACAGAGATATTAGACAACGAAGATGTCGAGTTTTTCATTGGCGAGAATCTTGTAGACGACCATGGCAGGAGAACACCATTGTGCATCACCATCAAACGTAGAGAATCACTAAATCAAGAGAAGGAGGTGCATTATCCAGTTCCGTTCGACTCGGGAAGTGTAAGTAATCAAACTTCTGGTTTTGCACCTACTGCACAAAATTCTCAATTTCCTCCCTTTCTTGCTCTTTCTGAAATTGAAGAACAAAACACGACTGCCATAAGTTGTGGTCCTCAGGCAGATTTGAATTGTGATGATGAGATGCCAAACGTTGATCAACATCAACATGATGACTGTAATGATGATAGAGGACCTGATAATGAGGTAGAAAATCAGCATATGCAAAATGATAATTACGGTTGTAGCGATGAAATTCATCCCCACACCTCAAATAACATGTCTTTTGATGATAATCTTACCATCCAAAATGGCAGAAAAGACATCCAAGAATTTGCAACAACTGATCCATTGAACCCGAGCATTCAACCATGCTTATATTCTGAGCAGTTGAACATGAGTGTACCCAAAAATTTAACTATTGAGCAGTTGATGTCTAATGATACTATAGCAGTGGGCCAGACTTATCCAAGCAAGAAGGATGTACAGAGCAAATTAAGTCTTATGGCTATAAGAGAAAACTTTGAATTCAAAGTAAGGCGTTCAACAAGAGATTTATTGTTCGTTATATGTATAGACAAAAGCTGCAAGTGGCGACTTCGTGCGTCAAAGTTGAATGATTCTGACTGCTTCTTGATAAGAAAATTCCACAATGTCCATACTTGCTTGACAGAAAAGTTTCATCGCAACCATCATCAAGCCAGTAGTTGGGTGGTTGGTCAGCTGATCAAGTCCAAGTTTGAGGAAGGTGCTTCTGATTATAGACCAAATGACATAATCAAGGATGTGGAGAAACAACTTGGAGTTACTATATCTTATGATAAAGCTTGGAGGGCACGGGAAATTGCTCTTCGTTGCCTAAAGAGGTCCCGGGACCGTGAGAAACGGTCCCGTGGGAGACCGAGGAAGGAAAAACCTGAATCAACTGATAAAGAACCGTCTCTGCGATTGTGTGGGACTTGCGGTGGCCGTGGTCACAATAGAAAAACTTGTAGGAGTCTTACTGTTCCACAGTGA